The following coding sequences are from one Musa acuminata AAA Group cultivar baxijiao chromosome BXJ1-6, Cavendish_Baxijiao_AAA, whole genome shotgun sequence window:
- the LOC135676244 gene encoding GDP-L-galactose phosphorylase 1-like — MSVYQPTQGQHGEEKSGRSCLLQGIGLPLYYFSKAEKDSGCSSEKIEPQSTFLDRLLKEWDDRKVRRLFHHDVNAYETKILSGDYGFILQLIEGRDLKKRPTEFRIDRVLQPFDGKKFNFTKIAQEEMLIRFEESENDDRGFFENTPIAASESPNVIAINVSPIDYGHVLLIPRILDCLPQRLDEQSFSLAVYVAREAETPYFRVAYNSLGAFATINHLHFQAFYLVGAFPVEKAPTQRIMTLASGVEIFQLSHYPVRGLVFGGGSNLEDLSIAVSIACIFLQDNDIPYNVIISDAGKRIFLLLQCYAEKRTRGEVNQEFLEMQINPAAWELGGYMVVKRRKDYQETSEDTLWRFLDEVASVSAERFKEIKECILSTLSDKIVERNMGREDDHKC; from the exons GGATCGGGCTTCCTCTTTATTATTTCAGCAAGGCAGAAAAGGATTCTGGTTGCTCATCGGAGAAGATTGAGCCTCAGTCCACATTCCTTGATAGGCTTCTTAAAGAG TGGGACGATCGCAAGGTTAGACGGCTGTTCCATCATGATGTCAATGCCTATGAAACCAAG atACTTTCAGGAGATTATGGTTTTATTTTACAGTTAATTGAAGGGCGTGACCTCAAGAAAAGACCAACTGAGTTCAGAATCGATAGAGTTCTGCAACCCTTTGATGGGAAAAagtttaacttcacaaaaattgcgCAAGAGGAAATGCTAATTAGATTTGAAGAGAGTGAGAATGACGACAGGGGTTTTTTTGAAAATACTCCAATCGCAGCTTCGGAATCCCCTAATGTTATTGCCATCAAT GTCAGCCCAATAGATTATGGTCATGTACTCCTGATTCCTCGCATATTGGACTGCTTACCTCAAAGGCTTGATGAACAGAGCTTCTCACTTGCTGTGTACGTGGCAAGAGAGGCTGAAACTCCCTACTTTAGAGTGGCTTATAACAGTCTTGGTGCCTTTGCGACCATTAACCACCTCCACTTTCAG GCTTTCTACCTGGTGGGAGCGTTCCCAGTTGAAAAGGCTCCTACTCAAAGAATTATGACTCTGGCAAGTGGGGTAGAGATCTTTCAACTCTCACATTATCCTGTAAGAGGTCTTGTTTTTGGAGGTGGAAGCAACCTGGAGGATCTATCAATTGCTGTCTCTATAGCCTGCATTTTCCTACAGGATAATGACATCCCCTACAATGTCATCATATCTGATGCCGGCAAACGAATATTCCTCCTACTGCAG TGTTACGCTGAGAAACGAACTCGTGGAGAAGTGAACCAGGAGTTTCTTGAAATGCAAATTAATCCAGCAGCATGGGAACTCGGTGGCTACATGGTGGTGAAACGAAGGAAGGATTACCAGGAAACATCTGAAGATACACTATGGAGGTTCCTCGATGAGGTGGCATCTGTTTCTGCGGAGCGGTTCAAAGAGATCAAGGAGTGCATCTTGAGCACCCTTTCTGATAAAATTGTTGAGAGAAACATGGGAAGGGAAGACGATCATAAATGCTGA